A single genomic interval of Rosistilla ulvae harbors:
- the rplW gene encoding 50S ribosomal protein L23 produces MSATTEQQVRLDAHRENGVQLESYQVLLRPLVTEKGVHRASRNNQYAFEIHKLANKDDVRSAVEDLFNVKVEKVRIQNRKGKPRRFKFRSGRSADWKKALVTLNAEHRIDFF; encoded by the coding sequence ATGTCGGCTACAACAGAACAACAAGTACGGCTCGACGCCCACCGTGAAAACGGTGTCCAGTTGGAATCGTACCAAGTGCTGCTGCGTCCGTTGGTCACAGAAAAAGGTGTCCATCGCGCAAGTCGCAACAACCAGTACGCGTTTGAGATCCACAAGTTGGCAAACAAAGACGACGTCCGTTCGGCGGTCGAAGATTTGTTCAACGTCAAGGTGGAAAAGGTTCGCATTCAGAACCGCAAGGGCAAGCCCCGTCGGTTCAAGTTTCGGTCGGGACGCTCGGCTGACTGGAAGAAGGCTTTGGTGACGCTCAACGCTGAGCATCGCATCGACTTCTTCTAA
- the rplB gene encoding 50S ribosomal protein L2, which produces MGIRVYKPTSAGRRNASVSDFKELTKGAVPEKRLLRPKRKTAGRNNQGKITARHRGGGHKQMYRIIDFRRVKDNVPATVDSIQYDPNRSARIALLKYADGEKHYVVAPDGLKAGDPIQNGPDAPPKLGNCLPLKNIPLGTTVCCVELRPGAGASFCRSAGTEATLMAREADWAQLSLPSGEIRRVPSKCRATIGKVSNTDHMKVVLGKAGRARWLGRRPHVRGTAMNPIDHPHGGGEGRTKGGRHPVSPQGKNAKGGATRQRRKPSNSSIVRRRRSRRYGQLKLIK; this is translated from the coding sequence ATGGGCATTCGAGTATACAAGCCAACGTCCGCCGGTCGCCGCAATGCGTCCGTTAGTGACTTCAAAGAGCTGACGAAGGGTGCAGTCCCTGAGAAACGCTTGTTGCGTCCGAAGCGAAAGACCGCGGGTCGTAACAACCAAGGCAAGATCACTGCACGTCACCGTGGTGGCGGTCATAAGCAGATGTACCGCATCATCGACTTCCGTCGCGTCAAGGACAATGTCCCTGCGACTGTCGATTCGATCCAGTACGATCCTAACCGATCGGCTCGCATCGCACTGCTGAAGTACGCCGATGGTGAAAAGCACTACGTAGTAGCTCCCGATGGGCTGAAGGCTGGCGATCCGATCCAAAACGGACCGGACGCGCCGCCAAAGCTCGGTAACTGCTTGCCGCTGAAGAACATTCCTTTAGGAACCACCGTTTGTTGCGTGGAATTGCGTCCCGGAGCGGGTGCGTCGTTCTGCCGATCGGCTGGTACCGAAGCGACGCTGATGGCTCGCGAAGCCGATTGGGCGCAGCTGTCTTTGCCAAGTGGTGAAATTCGCCGCGTGCCGAGCAAGTGTCGTGCGACTATCGGAAAGGTCAGCAACACCGATCACATGAAGGTTGTCCTTGGTAAGGCTGGCCGGGCACGTTGGTTGGGACGTCGTCCGCACGTTCGCGGTACAGCGATGAACCCGATCGATCACCCGCACGGTGGTGGTGAAGGTCGCACGAAGGGCGGTCGCCATCCGGTTAGCCCGCAAGGCAAGAATGCCAAGGGTGGTGCAACGCGTCAACGACGTAAACCGAGCAACAGCTCGATCGTTCGTCGTCGCCGGTCGCGTCGCTACGGCCAGTTGAAACTGATTAAATAG
- the rpsS gene encoding 30S ribosomal protein S19 has product MSRSSKKGPFVDPKVFAKVLKQLEGGKKEPIKTWARACTIVPEFVNLTFMVHDGRKHMKVLVSEDMVGHKLGEFAPTRTFRGHGGKKK; this is encoded by the coding sequence ATGAGTCGTTCGAGCAAAAAAGGCCCATTTGTTGATCCTAAAGTCTTTGCCAAGGTGCTGAAGCAGCTTGAAGGGGGCAAGAAGGAGCCAATCAAGACGTGGGCGCGAGCCTGCACGATTGTGCCTGAATTTGTCAATTTGACGTTCATGGTGCATGACGGTCGTAAGCACATGAAGGTGCTGGTTAGCGAAGATATGGTTGGTCACAAGTTGGGTGAATTTGCACCGACGCGCACATTCCGTGGTCACGGCGGCAAGAAGAAGTAG
- the rplV gene encoding 50S ribosomal protein L22 has protein sequence MSFNASHRYCRMSAQKVRLVADLIRGKYADEALDILKFQPQRGARMLEKVLRSAIGNAQDPDQNGGRNIGVEELVVNDVRVDGGPMFKRIRPRARGTAFMIKKRMSHIHVGVVPLDEI, from the coding sequence ATGTCATTCAATGCCTCCCATCGTTATTGTCGCATGAGCGCCCAAAAGGTTCGCCTGGTTGCGGATCTTATCCGGGGTAAATATGCCGACGAAGCGTTGGACATTTTAAAGTTTCAACCACAGCGTGGTGCTCGCATGTTGGAGAAGGTTCTCCGGAGTGCGATTGGCAATGCTCAAGACCCCGATCAAAACGGTGGTCGCAACATCGGCGTGGAAGAATTGGTGGTCAACGACGTTCGCGTCGATGGCGGGCCGATGTTCAAGCGGATTCGCCCTCGTGCACGCGGAACGGCGTTCATGATTAAGAAACGCATGAGTCACATCCACGTCGGCGTAGTGCCGTTGGACGAGATTTAG
- the rpsC gene encoding 30S ribosomal protein S3: MGQKVNPVAFRTGVTIGWKSRWYASKKQFGELLLEDKKVRDHIKNHPKRTQYRNAGIDRIEIERTTDEVRVIMFVARPGLIIGKKGQEVELLQEELQNLTGRRINLKIEEIGRPEIMAQLVAEDICQQLAKRSSFRRTMKRSMEQTMDAGAKGIKIQLAGRLGGAEMARREKQSLGSVPLSTLTAKIDYGFAEAMTAQGHIGVQVWVNQGTHGEETDGADAQEGQASKKPKRTYKR; encoded by the coding sequence ATGGGACAAAAAGTCAATCCTGTTGCGTTTCGAACCGGTGTTACTATCGGCTGGAAAAGCCGTTGGTATGCGTCGAAGAAGCAGTTCGGTGAACTGCTGCTTGAAGACAAGAAGGTTCGCGACCACATCAAGAACCACCCCAAGCGAACCCAGTATCGCAATGCGGGTATCGATCGGATTGAGATTGAACGAACGACAGACGAAGTTCGCGTGATTATGTTTGTCGCGCGTCCTGGTCTAATTATTGGTAAGAAGGGTCAGGAAGTGGAGCTGCTTCAAGAGGAGCTTCAAAACCTGACCGGCCGTCGGATCAATTTGAAAATCGAAGAGATCGGACGACCAGAAATTATGGCTCAGTTGGTGGCAGAAGATATCTGTCAACAACTGGCGAAGCGATCAAGCTTCCGTCGTACTATGAAACGTTCGATGGAGCAAACCATGGATGCGGGTGCAAAGGGCATCAAGATCCAACTGGCTGGCCGGTTGGGTGGCGCGGAAATGGCTCGGCGTGAGAAACAAAGTTTAGGTTCGGTTCCCCTGAGCACCTTGACTGCCAAGATTGACTACGGATTCGCGGAAGCGATGACGGCTCAAGGTCATATTGGCGTTCAGGTCTGGGTTAACCAAGGTACACACGGAGAAGAGACCGATGGCGCTGATGCCCAAGAGGGTCAAGCATCGAAAAAGCCAAAGAGGACGTATAAAAGGTAG
- the rplP gene encoding 50S ribosomal protein L16, with protein sequence MALMPKRVKHRKSQRGRIKGSATRGNTVVFGDFGLQSLEPGWIRAQTIEAGRIAAQQYVRGEGTLYIRLFPHRSITSTPLETRMGKGKGEPEAWVAVVKPGTILYELGGVTEQQAKVCFARLASKMPVKVRFVSRRAM encoded by the coding sequence ATGGCGCTGATGCCCAAGAGGGTCAAGCATCGAAAAAGCCAAAGAGGACGTATAAAAGGTAGCGCGACTCGCGGCAACACGGTCGTCTTTGGTGACTTTGGTCTGCAATCCCTGGAACCAGGGTGGATCCGAGCTCAAACGATCGAAGCTGGCCGTATCGCAGCCCAACAATACGTTCGTGGTGAAGGTACGCTTTACATTCGTCTGTTTCCTCATCGTTCGATTACCAGCACTCCGCTGGAAACTCGGATGGGTAAGGGTAAGGGCGAACCGGAAGCGTGGGTGGCAGTCGTTAAGCCTGGCACCATCCTGTACGAGCTTGGCGGTGTAACAGAACAGCAAGCGAAGGTATGTTTTGCGCGTCTTGCGTCGAAGATGCCTGTTAAGGTGAGGTTCGTTTCGCGGCGTGCGATGTAA
- the rpmC gene encoding 50S ribosomal protein L29: MMKITELRDMSDEQLQLTLKETAEKLFHLKFQAQTERLDAPSEIRKSRRLIARIKTIQTQRAPQAAPEGEAAAT, encoded by the coding sequence GTGATGAAAATTACTGAACTACGAGATATGAGCGATGAGCAATTACAGCTTACGCTCAAAGAAACTGCGGAAAAGTTGTTCCATTTGAAGTTTCAAGCTCAAACTGAACGATTGGACGCGCCCAGTGAGATTCGCAAGAGTCGACGATTGATCGCGCGGATTAAGACAATTCAAACCCAGCGTGCTCCCCAAGCTGCCCCCGAAGGCGAAGCTGCGGCGACTTAG
- the rpsQ gene encoding 30S ribosomal protein S17 — MPKRVLTGVVTGDKMAKTRRVEIKRLVKHPKYKKYVRRRTVCYAHDEQNESAVGDLVEIKESRPMSKLKRWELIRVVEKSTAVDVAALRAARKHAASEAESEAIEAAHGGDAETAEAPKA; from the coding sequence ATGCCAAAGCGTGTACTAACAGGCGTCGTCACCGGCGACAAGATGGCAAAAACCCGCCGCGTTGAAATCAAACGGTTGGTTAAGCATCCAAAGTATAAGAAGTATGTACGTCGTCGTACCGTTTGTTACGCACACGACGAGCAGAACGAGTCGGCCGTAGGCGATTTGGTGGAAATCAAAGAGTCCCGTCCGATGAGCAAGCTCAAGCGTTGGGAATTGATCCGCGTGGTCGAAAAGAGCACGGCGGTCGACGTCGCAGCGTTGCGAGCCGCGCGAAAGCATGCGGCTAGCGAAGCGGAAAGCGAAGCGATCGAAGCAGCTCACGGCGGCGACGCCGAGACCGCCGAAGCGCCCAAAGCTTAA
- the rplN gene encoding 50S ribosomal protein L14 produces the protein MIQQETRLTVADNTGAREVMCIKVLGGSRRRTAGLGDVIVCSVKSTIPGSDVKKKAVVKAVIVRTKSPTRRNDGSYIRFDSNAVVIVDNDKNPRGTRIFGAVARELREKSFMKIVSLASEVV, from the coding sequence ATGATCCAACAAGAAACAAGACTAACCGTTGCCGACAACACTGGCGCTCGCGAAGTGATGTGCATCAAGGTGCTCGGTGGCTCGCGCCGTCGGACTGCCGGCCTCGGTGATGTGATCGTCTGCAGCGTCAAAAGCACAATTCCTGGCAGCGATGTCAAGAAAAAGGCTGTTGTTAAAGCGGTGATCGTGCGTACCAAATCGCCGACTCGTCGTAACGACGGTAGCTACATTCGCTTCGACAGTAATGCCGTTGTGATTGTGGACAACGACAAAAACCCTCGCGGCACTCGTATCTTCGGTGCTGTGGCTCGCGAACTGCGTGAGAAGAGCTTTATGAAGATTGTCAGTTTGGCCAGCGAAGTAGTTTGA
- the rplX gene encoding 50S ribosomal protein L24, producing MLIKVDDNVKVIAGADKGTTGKVLKVDHKKNKVLVEGVARVWKHVRKSQKNPQGGRLNKEMPIAISNVMIVCPQTGKPSRIGVRYLKDGTKERYAKVSGASLGAMSPPRPAYAS from the coding sequence ATGCTGATCAAAGTTGATGATAACGTAAAAGTGATCGCAGGTGCCGATAAGGGCACGACCGGTAAGGTTTTGAAAGTAGATCACAAAAAGAACAAGGTCCTTGTCGAAGGCGTTGCTCGGGTATGGAAACATGTCCGCAAGAGCCAGAAGAACCCACAGGGTGGCCGTCTGAACAAAGAGATGCCCATCGCGATCTCCAACGTGATGATCGTTTGTCCTCAAACGGGCAAGCCATCGCGAATCGGTGTGCGGTATTTGAAGGACGGTACTAAAGAGCGTTACGCGAAAGTATCGGGCGCTTCGTTAGGTGCGATGAGCCCTCCACGACCTGCGTACGCTTCGTAA
- the rplE gene encoding 50S ribosomal protein L5, translated as MADYVPRLQTMYFDEIRAALQAKHGLKNPMTVPRLEKITLNMGVGSATQDKKNLETAYAAMTEIAGQKPVFTKARKSIANFRLREGMSIGCMVTLRGARMYEFLDRLVAVVLPRVRDFRGISRKAFDGRGNYSMGLSEILVFPELNPDKFTKPQGLNITIATTASNNDHGRDLLELFGMPFREDPKKAAEAAAAAV; from the coding sequence ATGGCAGATTACGTTCCACGTTTACAGACGATGTACTTCGACGAGATTCGCGCGGCGCTTCAAGCGAAGCACGGTCTGAAGAATCCGATGACTGTGCCACGCCTCGAAAAGATCACTCTGAACATGGGTGTTGGATCGGCGACGCAGGACAAGAAGAATCTGGAAACCGCTTACGCGGCGATGACGGAAATCGCAGGCCAAAAACCGGTCTTCACCAAGGCTCGTAAATCGATCGCAAACTTCCGATTGCGAGAGGGGATGTCGATTGGTTGCATGGTTACCTTGCGTGGAGCTCGCATGTACGAGTTCCTGGATCGCTTGGTCGCTGTGGTTCTGCCTCGTGTTCGTGACTTTCGCGGAATCAGCCGCAAGGCCTTTGACGGCCGCGGTAACTACAGCATGGGATTGTCCGAAATTTTGGTATTCCCCGAGCTGAATCCCGACAAATTTACTAAGCCTCAAGGTCTGAACATCACCATCGCTACGACCGCGTCGAATAACGACCACGGCCGTGACCTTTTGGAATTGTTCGGAATGCCGTTCCGCGAAGATCCTAAAAAGGCCGCGGAAGCTGCTGCTGCCGCTGTTTAG
- a CDS encoding type Z 30S ribosomal protein S14 codes for MASKSKIAKAEREPKFSVRRENRCQLCGRPRAVYRKFGLCRICFRKYADQGLIPGVRKASW; via the coding sequence GTGGCCAGCAAATCGAAGATCGCAAAAGCGGAAAGGGAGCCCAAGTTCTCCGTCCGTCGCGAAAACCGTTGTCAGCTGTGTGGGCGGCCTCGAGCCGTGTATCGCAAGTTTGGCTTATGCCGCATCTGTTTCCGCAAATACGCTGATCAAGGCTTGATTCCGGGTGTCCGGAAAGCCAGCTGGTAA
- the rpsH gene encoding 30S ribosomal protein S8, which produces MMTDPIADMLTRIRNAVRVERPYVDIPLSRVKRGIADVLKREGFIWDWEEVDSEDLPIKLIRLELKYGPNGEQLIQSITRISKPGRRTYVRSRELRPILGGMGITIISTSKGVVSDREARRQGIGGEVLCEVA; this is translated from the coding sequence ATGATGACTGACCCAATCGCCGATATGCTCACCCGCATCCGCAACGCTGTGCGTGTCGAACGGCCTTATGTCGATATCCCGCTCAGCCGCGTGAAACGTGGTATCGCTGACGTGCTTAAACGCGAAGGCTTTATTTGGGATTGGGAGGAAGTCGACTCCGAAGACTTGCCTATTAAATTGATTCGCTTGGAACTGAAATACGGTCCCAACGGTGAACAATTGATCCAATCGATCACACGAATTAGTAAACCAGGTCGCCGCACGTATGTACGTAGCCGCGAACTTCGACCGATCCTTGGCGGGATGGGAATTACCATTATCAGCACCAGCAAAGGTGTGGTCAGCGATCGTGAAGCTCGACGTCAAGGTATTGGCGGCGAAGTTCTTTGCGAAGTTGCCTAG
- the rplF gene encoding 50S ribosomal protein L6 produces MSRVGKKPVSIVSGVSVKLDGKLITVEGPKGKLTFEHRAEVEVKIDDDQVTVTRFNDDRESRSFHGLTRAIIQNMIIGVTQGYEKKLEIVGVGYVAVVQNGELQLRVGFANELTCKIPEGLTVVCPDTTHVNVSGCDKQQVTQFAAAVRALRKPEPYKGKGIRYAGEQVKLKPGKASAK; encoded by the coding sequence ATGTCCCGAGTTGGAAAGAAACCAGTATCTATCGTCAGTGGCGTCAGCGTAAAGTTGGACGGCAAACTGATCACGGTCGAAGGCCCTAAGGGCAAGTTGACTTTCGAGCACCGCGCTGAAGTGGAAGTCAAAATCGACGACGATCAGGTCACTGTGACACGTTTTAACGACGACCGCGAAAGCCGTTCGTTCCATGGGCTGACACGAGCGATCATCCAAAACATGATCATCGGCGTGACTCAAGGCTACGAAAAGAAGCTCGAGATCGTAGGTGTCGGTTACGTGGCTGTGGTTCAGAACGGTGAACTGCAATTGCGGGTTGGTTTCGCTAACGAACTAACTTGTAAGATTCCCGAAGGGCTTACGGTCGTTTGCCCGGACACCACTCACGTGAACGTCAGCGGTTGCGACAAGCAACAGGTGACACAGTTCGCGGCGGCGGTTCGAGCGTTGCGTAAACCTGAGCCTTATAAGGGCAAGGGCATTCGCTACGCTGGCGAACAAGTGAAACTGAAACCAGGTAAGGCGTCGGCGAAGTAG